CACATGGAGAGAATGGATGATGCGTTGGAGGCCATCAATAAATTAGACAACACTGCCTTCAAAGGTGAACTCTGGGGGGGGACGCTGCTAGGATCCTTCATTTGGCATGTCCGACATACACAGTCGAGGGTCACTTAGTTAAATATTGCCGTGACCTTTTCAGCGAGGTTCAATGCAACTCGATCATGGCAACCACTTTAGTTTCTCTTAAACTATGATGCATGGTCTTTTATAGATGGGGTATATCAATGTCTTCATTTGATCATTAGTTTATTTCTAATGCAACACATATCTTGACAGCATGGGAAACCGGCCCAAAGCTTTCAACTTGCTTACTAGAAGGATGCTAGATCAGGGTATGGAATGTTATTGTTGCTACGGCAGGCTTGCACCAAAGTGATGAGATTTCCTTTAATACTTGAACATAACTTCTAAAACTAATCAGAAAATCGTATTGTGCAGGGCAGGCACAATAGTATTAATGAAGATTGTGCAGCTATGATAAGAAATATGGTCAATGCAGCTTCAGTTAAAATATAAGTGTTTTAGTTCGAGGAACAGCTGCTGAAAATATCAGGAGTGAGTATGTCCTCTGACTTGACAGTGAAGTTAAGGATCAGGCACAGGTAAGTAGTGGAAGATTGTTGTGGCATTCAGATGGGAAGCTTTGGGAATTTGTTGCTTGGTACTCCACAGAGGTATTCAAACCATGAAGGAGGCCATCTGGCCTAGTTAGTTATGTACGGAAGTAACGGCAATCTTGACACATGCCTTGGCAATCATGGCACAAGGTGCAATCCTTTCATTGGGATACTACGGTTTGGAGGTAATTTGAATTGTGATAATATATCAGCCGTTGATCCTAAATCAATCGTCACGCAAGTCAGAGTTTGACCCTTGCTCTACGGCATGTACTCCCTACCTGATATAGCCATAATACATGTAACAGGCCACCTTTTAGATGGCAGGATACTTTTATTGTAGATGCCTAATTTATTGTGTGCAAGATTTCAACATGCAAGTAAACGGATTGGAATAACAGGATCTGTTTAAGGCATAATTCTTCCTGCGTCTTTTCTTTTCAAGGCAAACTGATGAGTGTGAAGCTTTCCACTAGCCGCCTGCGCACCGCGCCGGGAATGGGAGAGAGATCGGGTTGTTATCGTTGCGGGCAGGAAGGCCACTGGTCCAAAGAGTGCCCTCTAGATCAAAACGGTTACCCAGAAAATGGCTCAGAGCCACAGTCCGACGGATACAGTGCTGCTGGGTTTGTtgggcgtggcggcggcggcggcggcggcggcagctggGGTTACCATCCGGGCTTCGGCGGTGGTCAGGATTTCGCTGGCGGCTATGCTCCTGTACATGATTATTCCCGGTATTCCAGTCCTGGCGGTGGCGTGGCGGGGTACGGCAGGGGCTTCGAGAGCGCTGTGAGTTACGGGGTGCCCCCGGGTTACAGCTATAGCGCCGCAGCGGATCATAGCGTGGCTCGGATGTACGGCAGCGGAGCAGCTTacgcgggcggcggcggctcacTCTATAGCGCGGTGCCTGGCTACCCGGCGCGGCAGCCCCCTAGCGACGAAAGGGACCCGTACGGTGTCATGGACTTCTACGAGAAGTACAGGGCTCACCCATACGGAGCCGGCTATTACGAGGTCCCCTTGGCGGCGCCatccccccctccgcctccttccGCCGCTATAGCGCGGGAACGTGTGCCACGCTCGAGCATCGACCCCTACGAgtgccctcccctccctgctgcGGCGGCCCCGGTCACCTCATACTACGCCCGTGACCGAAGTCCCATTCGGAAAGTGCCCCCCGAGCCCGAGAGGTACGGCTTTGAGCATTCGCGGGCCGCCTCGATGGCCTCCCTCCCGAGAAGCACGCCCTTTGACCTCTCGCGGGATACCTATGCTGAGCGGGCGCGCTATGCCTACTAGCGATGCGACTCTGCTAACGGGGCCACCGGCATTTAGTTCTTAATGTAGCCCATGAAACACAGGAGTAAGTATGAGAGTTGACTGTTCACATAAGCTGGGTTATCAATGAGGAAAGCCACATTGAAATACTGCATATAAGCTTCATATGATTGACTCGTAGCTGTCTGTTGTGGTATGCTCTGAGTCTTTGCAGGTGATGTCCCAACATGTGGGACGACTACTCATTTGCATTACTCCGTCTTTCTTATGATAACATTTTTGAATGACATGTTACTTTTTTAGTGTAATACATTGTGTGTTTCTCAGTGAAGCTAAACTTGTACATATATACTCATTGGATAACACTAACAAATAAGAATCCATGTAGAAGCATGTTTTAAAGGTGACCTGCTACACATTTGAATCATGGTTTACTCTGTAGCTTTTTAACCTGTGACCATTTGTTTTGTGCTGTTTATCTGCCTCTTTTAGAGGTTATACAGAGTAAGAATTTGTGTTTGTGAAGCAAAACCCCATACTGAATCAGGGGCTGAATAAGTGACCTAATTTTGTTTGTTAAAAGCAAAAAATTGTTGCGTGACGTTCgtttaatataaatatgtgAAACCTGAGCTGATCCTTGTGTTAAACTCTTTTTTTTAAGGATAGTCGAATAAATTATTTTTCCCTCTGACTCTGTATTTTATTGATGCACTCCAACACTTACACCAGTCGTATAGGCAATTAATGTTAGGGTTTTAAATTGTTTCTTATATCTTCAAGTATCTAGCATCGTGAGGCCGTAGTGATACTCACGTTTCGTCATTCGTATGAGAATACGTAGCGTGTCTGTCTGATCTGGACGGTATCACGAGGGAACCTTGCTGCAGGAACCCCAAAAAGAATTTGGTCAGAATGTACAACTGGCCAATATTTTTTTAGCACCACAGATTATCCGACGCATTTAAATGCAGTACATTAACATTGGTGAACATGTAGTCAAAATCGAAATTGTGCAGATGCACAACACGTACATTGACATAGAAGTGCGTAACAATGCATAAGGTGCTGTATAGATTTTCTTAAGGCATATTATTAAATAGCTGGTCAGTATGGCAATCCAATTTGACATAAATTCGCTAGACTGGATATgtgttgcagatatctgcaattcagtttcgcgtagtcaaaactaacatttcggatatccgcaactacattcctcctatccacaattgtcatttcagatatccacaaagactTTCCACCTAGGAGAAATTACGTCATTTTCtccattcatgtctatggggtttctcattgcagatttctacaattcagttgcagatatccactttgtgaattacggatatctgcaactgaattgtagataggcctatctgtaattccagtttgagatatctacaatttgattctgactagttataattccagttcaagatatctttaactcACCTAAatcaagatatctacatgtcccttttcagatatcttaaattaagttttgactaggcgaaattaagttgtagatatctctaactggagttacgactaatCAAAATGACgtagatatctcaaactggagTTAGGGATAGTCATAATTTAATTGTAGATATCTATtatcaagttatagatatcttgaatggaattttgattagagatatctaaaattgtagatatctgtaactTTCATTCCGCCTAGTCAAAATCTAATTAcagatatctttaatttgagCCTTGACTAGGCAAAATGACGTTACAGATTTCTTGAATGAAAATTCCAACTATTCAAAATGTAATTACGACTGGTCAGAaagaagttgttgatatctacaatgttaattccggatagtcaaacttagttaataaatgacaattcggcttgccataggtCTGTGGACTGATTGACGGTTGAAAGACGGGGTTGGGTTTGAGGTAAGCAACACTGTATGCGAACGAGGAAGCCGAGTAGGCGACAATTTTAGCCAACAGGAGATCATTCGCCATGATAGGTGGGGCTTGTCTAGACCAATGGAAGATCGTCCCAATGTATTGAATCAATCTTTGTTGATTTGAGCCGTGCGCCATTTTGACGGTAGCGTACATCAAGGAAACGACACCGTAGCAAAGGAGTCTCCAGAcggcatttttttaaatttataatATCTTTATACTTTTAGACCTGTTTACACGTTATCGAGTTACCTCAAACGGCTTTGTGAATATAAGGAAATGGCCACAGGAGCAAACGCGACCCCTTTGGGGAAGCTGCATCCTAGTATTGGCGCTAAACGAGGATTTGAGTCCGGGCCTGGAGCTGGAAATGGACTCATGCCGACTCCGGGGCCGCCCGCAGCCTTTCCAGCGCCGCAGACTTTCCAGCCGCCAATGCCCACTGTCAGCTTTCCCGCACCAAGTCAGTTCAATACGGTGGCAACATTCCCCGTTCCACCGCAGCAGCTATCTCCCGTGGCCGTGGCAATGTCAAAAGCAGGTAATTAACGCCGTTGCACTGGATGCTAACCGTAGCTAGTTGTTGTATAGCCCTGTTTAAGCAGGCGCCCCATTAGCTAGCTAGTTAGCGGGTTGCTAAATGGCGTGGATTACAGGCCCATTATGAGCCTATGGCCTTGTACGACGTGTATGGTAGGTGGTGTGGATATAATACAGGAGATGCCTATATATTTGTTTACTTGGTAGGTTAGTTTGAGGTGTATTCAATGCACTTCAGCATGTGTTTTCCTTACAGATTTAGGCCAGAAGAAGTCGAGGAAAAGGAGTCGGTGGAGTTGTGAGACGCCCGACCAGAAGACCATTATCCCCGGCATGCCCACGGTCATTCCTCCCGGACTGACCCGAGATCAGGAGAGAGCATATATAGGTAAATTGGAAAGCATGAACATGTTTTGCAGCAACTTAAATCTTTGAGTTAAATTGTGTACATTCTTGGCTCTTTATCATTAGATATGGTCCAAGATGTGCTTcagttttttattgttcatgtTTGATGTCCAATATCAATGAAATGAACGGCCCAATGAGTCTGATCTCCACGTAAATACGTGGGCCCAAATAactgttttgaatgtgtttttatgGTGTGTAGTTTCTAATTAGGCATTGTTTTTTGCTTTCGGGTTTGCATACCGTTGGGCATTCATTTTCAAGAAGATGACTaagacgccaaatgctaaaTATTTTGAAACCTACAGGTGTCACTGTCTTGCCTGTTCCCCTCTACATCACCAGTTTCATTCCCTTGCATGGGGGTTTGGGATATTTCCTGACATGCTTAGTTTTTCCAAGTGTCTGCAGTGCTGTTCAATGGCAAGATGACAACAAATTTAAAGAAAGAGACTTGAATGTTATAATGTAAACCCCATGGTTCAAAACACAGATCTTATCCACAGTTATGGGATTTTAGACAGTCCCATACTTGGAAAACACACTTTTCTGCACTGATGCTGTTGAAGTGGAGGAATCTCAAATGCCTTTCAGCAGCACTGTGACACCCGTATACTGGAGCAAATTTACTGTCAATAACTGATACTGTTATTGATGTGCCCCACTCATTGTTAATGGTTGGTCTCCTTGGTGTAAGTGTTAATTTGTGCCTACCTTTTGGTTGTCACATGTTCCTTTGCTCATTAAGTAGAACCTCTTCATTCTTGAGAAGGGGGCTTTGAAATGATTATTTGCAATACACAGACTGTATTAATAATTACATTAATTGCATTGACAATATACTTTTGCAAGAATTAAGTCTTAAACTGGATGCATAATGGGGTTGTGGTATTCATGATTCTTTATCTTCTTGAATGCAAAAGCTATAATCCCCTCACCTCCCACCCTTATATG
This is a stretch of genomic DNA from Gadus chalcogrammus isolate NIFS_2021 chromosome 17, NIFS_Gcha_1.0, whole genome shotgun sequence. It encodes these proteins:
- the LOC130369739 gene encoding RNA-binding protein 4.1-like; translated protein: MVKIFIGNLAAETTTDDLRSLFSQYGKIAECDIVKNFGFVHMDDKSEAEEAIRNLHHYELNGQPMNVELSRGKSKASTKLHVGNIACTNQELRARFEEYGAVLECDIVKDYAFVHMERMDDALEAINKLDNTAFKGKLMSVKLSTSRLRTAPGMGERSGCYRCGQEGHWSKECPLDQNGYPENGSEPQSDGYSAAGFVGRGGGGGGGGSWGYHPGFGGGQDFAGGYAPVHDYSRYSSPGGGVAGYGRGFESAVSYGVPPGYSYSAAADHSVARMYGSGAAYAGGGGSLYSAVPGYPARQPPSDERDPYGVMDFYEKYRAHPYGAGYYEVPLAAPSPPPPPSAAIARERVPRSSIDPYECPPLPAAAAPVTSYYARDRSPIRKVPPEPERYGFEHSRAASMASLPRSTPFDLSRDTYAERARYAY